The DNA sequence GGTAGCGCCGGAAGTGACCCTTGCGGGCCAGGGAGGACGCGGAGCTGACCGAGTTGAGCGCGTCGACGGCCTCGTTCACCAGCTGGATCGCGTGACCGGCCCGGCCGCGCACCGTCGCCTTCTCCGTGTCGGTGAGCGGCTCACCGACGTCGGCGCGCTCCTGCAGCAGCGTCAGCTGACCCTCGAACAGGGCCTCCGCGGCGGCGATCCGGTTCTCCGCCACGGCCACCTGGTGCTGCGTGAGCGGGTGTTCGCGCTGGTCCTCCCAGGTGGTGTAGGCGATGGGCCGGCGCAGGCCCTCGACGAACGTCTCGTAGGCCCCCTTGGCGGCACCGAGGTAGATCGCCACCGACTCGGAGATGACCATGCTCAGCAGACCGTAGTCACGGCCGGTGGCACCGGAGTTGGAGCGGCCCTCGGCGGTGCCGGTGAGCGCCTCGCCCACGGTGACCAGCCGGTGCGCGGGCACGAACACGTCACGGGCGGTCGTCGTGGAGCTGCCGGTGCCGATGGTGGCGGAGACGTGCCAGTCGTCCGCGATCGACAGTTCCGACATCGGGACGAGGGCGTACGCCTCGTCGACGGTTCCGTCGGGCAGCGTCACCGTGGCGGCGACCAGGTCCCAGTCCGCGCCGCGGCAGCCGGTGTTGAACCGCCAGGTGCCGTTGAGGAGGTAACCGCCCTCGGTGGCGACCAGCGTGCTGTTGCCCGCGGTGAAGGCGCCGGAGATCCGGACCTGCCCGGTGGCGAAGATCTCCTCCTGCGTCACGTCCGGGTAGAGCGTGGCCAGCCAGGCGGTGGAGACCCAGGCCACGGCCACCCAGCCGGTCGAGGCGCAGCCCCGGGCGATCTCGGAGAGGATCGCGTACTGCTGCGGCAGGGACAGGTCGAGCCCGCCGAACCTGCGCGGCACGGCGATCCGGAAGACGCCCGCCTTCTCCAGCAGTTCGATGTTCTCGTCCGGGATCCAGCGCCGGTCCTCGGCCTCCAGCCCGTTCTCCCGGAGCGTGGGCACGATCACTCGCACCGCCTCCAGTACGGAGTCGAAATCGGGTTCATGCGGGGACATGGCGCCTCCTGGCGTCGATCGTGTGCCTGCTCTTCACCGTCGGAACGGTGCGCGGCCGACCGTAACGCCCGTCCGGCGGCAGCCGGGTAACACGCTGTCACTGGGCGGTAATCGCATGATCTCCGCCGTCCGGGCCGCCCGCGGACGGAGCTGACGCCGTGGCAGCGGGTGTTTGGGCGAGCTTTGACCGCCCCGCCCCATCATGGCGACGTCCCCGCCCCGCAGCGGTTCACGGGAACCGCCGGGGCGCCGAGTGGAGGAGCGACATGAGTGGTGAGTGGTTCCGCAGGTTCGTCCCCGACTCCCAGGGGGCTCCCGCCGCCGGAGGTGCGCTGAGACTGGTCTGCTTCCCGCACGCGGGCGGCGCCGCCAGCGCGTTCCTCCGGCTGGCGCGCGAGGCCATGCCCGGGATCGAGGTCGTGGCGGTGCAGTACCCCGGCCGTCAGGACCGTCGCAACGAGGAGCCGCTGGCCGGTATCGGGCTCCTCGCGGACGCCCTCGCGGACGAGGTGCGGCGCGAAGTGAAGGCGCCCTACGCGTTCTTCGGGCACAGCATGGGGGCGATCATCGCGCACGAGGTCGCCCTGCGCCTGGCCGAGCGGGGGGAGCCGGGCCCGGAGCGGCTCTTCCTGTCCGGCCGCGGCGCCCCCTCGACGACGCCGTACGCGCACGACCGGCTGCGCACCGACGCCGACGTCCTGGCCATGGTCCGCAAACTGGGCGGAACGGCCAACGGGGTCTTCGACGACCCGGACGTCCTGGCCATGGTGATGCCCACCCTCCGGGCCGACTACCGTGCGCTCGGCTCGTACGTCTGGACGCCGCGCCCCGCCCTGGACGTCCCCTTCACGGTGCTGATCGGCGACGCCGACCCGGTGGTGCCGGTCACCGCGGCGGCGGGGTGGAAGGGGTTCACCACGGCCCCCACCGACATGGAGGTGTTCGAAGGCGGTCACTTCTATCTCGACGCCAGGACCAAGGAGGTGGCCCGCGTGGTCACCGCCGCCCTGGGCCGGGACGGGAAGCGGAACGCGGCGGCCGTGGGCTGACCGCGCCGTGCGGGGGCGACACGGCCCGCCGGTCCCTCCGCACGGTCCCGACGCAGCGGGCGCGCCGGCCGGTACGGGCCGGCGCGCCCGCCCGCCCGTGTCCACCCCTGCCGTGACACCCGGAGCCGTGACCCGGCCCGCGGGCCCACGCGGAGCCGTCAACCCGGCTTGACCGCAGGCACGTTGATTCCACCCCTCGGTATGCCCCCCGTCGCCATGCCCGCCGCGGCCGTCGGCAGGACCGTCACCGCGCGCCCCCGGGAGCGCTCCAGGCCCCCGGCGCCCTTGCTGACCAGCGACTTCACCTTCTCGCGCGGACGAACGCCCCCGTCCGCAGCGGCCCTTCGGCCTGCTTGCGTTCACCCCGTCACCACCGATCGGGGCAGACCTCTGGTCCACTGTTGAAAAATCGAACGGTTGGTATGGTTGCGACGGGCGCATGGTCCGGACCTGACGGCCGCACGGCAGGAGTGGACGGGTCCGCCTCGCGCCAGGACGGACGTTCATAAGTGTCGAACGGAAGTTGAGGCGGCGTCACCTCTGGTTCTGCTGAAAAAACCGATCGATTGGTTTATTTTGGAGTGAGCAGAGGGCTTGTCGCCAGGGGGGAAGTCGGTGGAAGCAGACGTAGAGCAGCGTCGATCGTCGAGGGGGGACGCCGACGAGTGCCCATACGGTCTCGTCCCGGAGGCCGAATCGGAACTCTTCGCCTCGCTGCGCCGCAGTGGCCAGCGGCAGAAGGCGGAACACTATGTGAAGGGGCTGCTCGAAACGCCCGGCCGCAAGACGCTGGGGCACATCGCGGCACACCTGGGCGGCCCCGCGGCACAGCAGAGCCTGCACCACTTCATCAGCGAATCCCTGTGGGAGTGGGCACCGCTCCGCCACGCCCTCGCCCGGCAGGCGCGGATGCTGCTCGGACACGACGCGTGGGTCGTCCGGCCCATGGTCATTCCCAAGGCCGGGGCCCACTCGATCGGAGTCGACCTCCAGTTCGTGCCACACCTGGGACGGGCCGTCAACGGCCAGCAGGCGGTGGGGGTTTGGCTGGCCTCCGAGCGATCCGCCGTACCGGTCGAATGGCAGCTCGTCCTGCCCCGGCGGTGGCGGGAGGAACCCCTCCGGAGCAGGGCCCGCATCCCCGCCGGCGTCCGGGCGGACTGTCTGGAGGAGTGCGTCCGCGAGGCGACGGCCCAGGCGGCCCGGGGCGCCGGCCCGCGGAACAGGCCAGTGATCGTCGACGCGCGGGGAGCGGACGCCGTGGCGATCGCCCGCCGCCTGGGGGCCGACGGGCACCAGTTCGTCATCCGCACCGAACCGGCCACCCGGCTGAGCGTCGACAGGTCCGTCCTGCCCGCGTACGGCGCACGTGAACGTGGCGCCGGCGAACTGGTCGCCCACCTCGGCCGGATGCGCACCCCCGCCGGTCCGGGACCGGACCGGCCCACCGCCTCGGTGATCCCGGTGGTGGCCCCCGCCTCCGTACACGGCGGCGCGCTGCGCGGCCTGCGCCTGATGGGGGAGGGGGGCGCGCCGGGCGGCGGTGCGGACCGGCTGTGGCTGACCAACGCCACCGGCGTCGCCGCGTCCGCGCTCCTGCGGCTGACGCGGCTCAGCGACCTCGTCGCCCGGGACGCCGTCGACATCGGCGACCGGGTCGGGCTGCGGGACTTCGCCGGGCGCTCCTTCTCCGGCTGGCACCGGCACATCACCCTCGCCTCGATCGCCCACTTCGCCACCGTGCTCGCCACCGAGCCCTCACCCTGTGCCACCGCTGCCTGCAAGGCCGCGTGACACGGTGCCCGACGCGCCACCACCCCAGTCCACCCGCCGACCACGTGCGCGAACCGGGGACTGACCTCCCCGGCCGACTGGTCCGCGTGGCGCATCGCGGGGGCACGACGTCCCCGCGACGTCCGCGGGCTGTCCACGAACGCCGCCCACCCCTCCACGACCACGGTGGGCGACGCACCAACGCGAGCTCGAACGCCTGGAACAGGAGTACGCACAGTGCGGTTGAACCTGATCGGCCCGCTCCAAGTCATCACCGACGACGGCAGGGAACACGCCCCCAACGCACCGAAGATCGGCCGGATGCTCGCGGTCCTCGCGCTCCAGCCGCGCGAGGCCGTGCCCACCACCGTACTGATACAGGAACTGTGGGGGCAGAACCCCCCGCGCAGCGCGGCCAAGACACTGCAGACGCACGTCTACCACGCCCGCCGCATGTTCCAGGAGGAGAGAGTCACCGCCGCCGGCCGGAACCTGCTGGTCGCCAGAGCACCCGGGTACGAGTTCCGGGTCAACGACGACGAGGTCGACGTCAGCAGTTTCGAACAGCACCTGCGGCAGGCACGCTGGGAATCCCGGAGCGGCCAACTGGAGCGAGCGGCCCACGAGGTGAACCGCGCCCTCGCCCTGTGGCGCGGCCCGGTCCTGAGCGGCGTGCCGGTCGGCACCGTGCTCGCCGGCCGGATCGCCCGCGTCGAGGAACTGCGGATCA is a window from the Streptomyces capillispiralis genome containing:
- a CDS encoding IS701 family transposase; translated protein: MEADVEQRRSSRGDADECPYGLVPEAESELFASLRRSGQRQKAEHYVKGLLETPGRKTLGHIAAHLGGPAAQQSLHHFISESLWEWAPLRHALARQARMLLGHDAWVVRPMVIPKAGAHSIGVDLQFVPHLGRAVNGQQAVGVWLASERSAVPVEWQLVLPRRWREEPLRSRARIPAGVRADCLEECVREATAQAARGAGPRNRPVIVDARGADAVAIARRLGADGHQFVIRTEPATRLSVDRSVLPAYGARERGAGELVAHLGRMRTPAGPGPDRPTASVIPVVAPASVHGGALRGLRLMGEGGAPGGGADRLWLTNATGVAASALLRLTRLSDLVARDAVDIGDRVGLRDFAGRSFSGWHRHITLASIAHFATVLATEPSPCATAACKAA
- a CDS encoding acyl-CoA dehydrogenase family protein, with amino-acid sequence MSPHEPDFDSVLEAVRVIVPTLRENGLEAEDRRWIPDENIELLEKAGVFRIAVPRRFGGLDLSLPQQYAILSEIARGCASTGWVAVAWVSTAWLATLYPDVTQEEIFATGQVRISGAFTAGNSTLVATEGGYLLNGTWRFNTGCRGADWDLVAATVTLPDGTVDEAYALVPMSELSIADDWHVSATIGTGSSTTTARDVFVPAHRLVTVGEALTGTAEGRSNSGATGRDYGLLSMVISESVAIYLGAAKGAYETFVEGLRRPIAYTTWEDQREHPLTQHQVAVAENRIAAAEALFEGQLTLLQERADVGEPLTDTEKATVRGRAGHAIQLVNEAVDALNSVSSASSLARKGHFRRYRRDIEALSLHGLMNPNMSLEVHGRVLVGLDPGTPYL
- a CDS encoding AfsR/SARP family transcriptional regulator; its protein translation is MRLNLIGPLQVITDDGREHAPNAPKIGRMLAVLALQPREAVPTTVLIQELWGQNPPRSAAKTLQTHVYHARRMFQEERVTAAGRNLLVARAPGYEFRVNDDEVDVSSFEQHLRQARWESRSGQLERAAHEVNRALALWRGPVLSGVPVGTVLAGRIARVEELRINALELRIEIESRLGRQRDLLPDLRALVEEFPLHEWFHGQLISALHHAGRRSEALQAYHALYGILQKELGLEPSEDLRRLQAEILGSSGGEEPSGPHRRLETPETTRRRLSPVPSKRPRPTAAACFG
- a CDS encoding thioesterase II family protein; translated protein: MSGEWFRRFVPDSQGAPAAGGALRLVCFPHAGGAASAFLRLAREAMPGIEVVAVQYPGRQDRRNEEPLAGIGLLADALADEVRREVKAPYAFFGHSMGAIIAHEVALRLAERGEPGPERLFLSGRGAPSTTPYAHDRLRTDADVLAMVRKLGGTANGVFDDPDVLAMVMPTLRADYRALGSYVWTPRPALDVPFTVLIGDADPVVPVTAAAGWKGFTTAPTDMEVFEGGHFYLDARTKEVARVVTAALGRDGKRNAAAVG